A single window of Ammospiza caudacuta isolate bAmmCau1 chromosome Z, bAmmCau1.pri, whole genome shotgun sequence DNA harbors:
- the FEM1C gene encoding protein fem-1 homolog C — protein sequence MDLKTAVFNAARDGKLRLLSKLLASKTREEVAQLMSEKTNGATPLLMAARYGHLDMVEYLLDHCSASIEVGGSVNFDGETIEGAPPLWAASAAGHLKVVQCLLDHGASVNNTTLTNSTPLRAACFDGHLEIVKYLVEHKADLEVSNRHGHTCLMISCYKGHKEIAQYLLEKGADVNRKSVKGNTALHDCAESGSLEIMKMLLKYCAKMEKDGYGMTPLLSASVTGHTNIVDFLTQHVQTSKAERINALELLGATFVDKKRDLLGALKYWKRAMEMRYSDRTNILSKPVPQTLIMAYDYAKEVNSSEELENLIADPDEMRMQALLIRERILGPSHPDTSYYIRYRGAVYADSGNFKRCINLWKYALDMQQSNLDPLSPMTASSLLSFAELFSFMLQDRAKGLLGTTVTFDDLMGILCKSVLEIERAMKQTQCLPDPVQLNKALSIILHLICLLEKVPCSSEQEHFKKQTIYKFLKLQPRGKNNFSPLHLAVDNNTTCVGRYPVCKFPSLQVTAILVECGADVNVRDSDNNSPLHIAALNNHPDIMNLLIKSGSHFDATNSCKQTASDLLDEKEIAKNLIQPINHTTLQCLAARVIVNHNISYAGHIPEKLENFVLLHR from the exons ATGGATCTAAAGACAGCAGTCTTCAACGCTGCTCGTGATGGCAAGCTGCGGCTCCTTTCCAAGCTACTGGCAAGCAAAACAAGGGAAGAGGTGGCCCAACTGATGTCAGAAAAAACCAATGGTGCCACGCCACTTCTCATGGCAGCCCGCTATGGTCACCTCGACATGGTGGAATACTTGTTGGACCATTGCTCTGCCTCGATAGAGGTTGGTGGCTCGGTGAATTTTGATGGTGAGACCATCGAGGGAGCTCCGCCGCTGTGGGCAGCATCGGCCGCCGGCCACTTGAAGGTTGTCCAGTGTCTGTTGGATCATGGTGCGTCTGTCAACAACACAACGCTGACAAATTCAACGCCTCTTAGAGCTGCCTGTTTTGATGGTCACCTGGAAATAGTCAAGTACCTTGTGGAGCACAAAGCAGACCTGGAAGTATCAAACCGTCACGGGCATACGTGCTTGATGATCTCATGTTACAAAGGCCACAAAGAAATAGCTCAGTATTTGCTTGAAAAAGGAGCGGATGTGAACAGAAAAAGTGTTAAAG gAAATACAGCACTACATGACTGTGCAGAATCTGGAAGTTTGGAGATCATGAAGATGCTTCTCAAATATTGTGCTAAAATGGAAAAGGATGGTTATGGAATGACTCCCCTTCTGTCTGCCAGTGTGACAGGCCACACAAATATAGTGGACTTTCTGACCCAGCATGTACAGACCAGTAAGGCTGAGCGCATAAATGCTCTGGAACTTCTAGGAGCAACATTTGTGGACAAAAAGAGAGATCTGCTTGGTGCTTTGAAATACTGGAAAAgagctatggaaatgagataCAGTGATAGGACTAATATCCTCAGCAAACCTGTGCCACAAACACTAATTATGGCTTATGATTATGCTAAAGAGGTAAACAGCTCAGAAGAGCTAGAAAATCTTATTGCAGACCCAGATGAAATGAGAATGCAAGCATTATTAATTAGAGAACGTATTCTTGGCCCTTCACACCCAGACACATCCTACTATATTAGATACAGAGGTGCTGTGTATGCAGACTCTGGAAACTTCAAGCGTTGCATTAATTTATGGAAGTATGCTTTGGACATGCAGCAGAGCAATCTTGATCCTCTAAGCCCCATGACAGCCAGCAGTTTGCTATCATTTGCTGAACTTTTCTCCTTCATGCTTCAGGATAGGGCAAAAGGCCTGCTAGGCACTACTGTCACTTTTGATGATCTGATGGGTATACTGTGCAAAAGCGTTCTTGAAATAGAACGGGCCATGAAACAAACCCAATGTCTTCCTGATCCAGTACAGCTGAACAAAGCTCTTTCCAtcattttgcatttaatttgcTTGTTGGAGAAAGTACCTTGCAGCTCAGAACAGGAACATTTTAAGAAACAAACTATTTACAAGTTTCTTAAGCTTCAGCCTAGAGGAAAGAATAACTTCAGTCCACTTCACCTTGCTGTTGACAATAATACTACATGTGTCGGTCGCTACCCAGTTTGTAAATTCCCCTCTCTACAGGTTACTGCTATCCTGGTGGAATGTGGTGCTGATGTAAATGTCAGAGACTCTGATAACAACAGTCCATTACACATTGCTGCACTGAACAACCATCCAGACATCATGAATCTTCTTATCAAGTCAGGTTCACATTTCGATGCCACAAACTCATGTAAACAAACAGCTAGTGATTTGCTGGATGAGAAGGAAATAGCAAAGAATTTAATCCAGCCCATAAATCATACTACTTTGCAGTGTCTTGCTGCTCGTGTTATAGTGAATCATAACATATCCTATGCAGGGCATATCCCTGAAAAACTAGAGAACTTTGTTTTGCTCCATAGATGA